A stretch of DNA from Ammospiza nelsoni isolate bAmmNel1 chromosome 10, bAmmNel1.pri, whole genome shotgun sequence:
TGCAGGCTCCCATGGGGTTCCTCCCGCTTGAAGGGACACCTCAGGGTCACCTGTAGGATCCTGTATCTGCAGGATTCCATGGGAATGCTCCACTCACATATCACTTTTCCAGGCATGAACGCCGCTGTCCGCGCTGTCACCCGCATGGGGATATACGTGGGAGCCAAGGTCTTCCTCATCTACGAGGTTGGGGCTCCCCCCTGCTCCCCATCATGGCTGGGGGGATCTCCCCCCCCTTCTGCTGGGGTACCTTTCACCTCCACCCTCTGCTTCTCCACAGGGCTACGAGGGGCTGGTGGAGGGGGGTGACAACATCAAGCAAGCCAACTGGCTCAGCGTCTCCAACATCATCCAGCTGGTGAGGGCCACCATGGGGCCGCGGgactccagctcccagccccccACAGGTGTGTGACAAGCCCCGTGTCCCGTTCTGTCCCCAGGGCGGGACGGTGATCGGCAGTGCCCGCTGCAAGGCCTTCACCACGCGGGCGGGCCGGCTCCGCGCCGCCCGCAACCTGGTGGAGCACGGCATCACCAACCTGTGCGTCATCGGCGGTGACGGCAGCCTCACCGGGGCCAACATCTTCCGCTCCGAGTGGGCTGGGCTGCTCGAGGAGCTGGTGCGAGACGGTGGGTGAGCCCCTCTTTGGGGTGGTGAGGCCTGGAGGGTCACCCCAGTGCTGTGACCCCAAGGAGGCCTGGGCCGTAGCCCCGTGATGGTGCCCTGAAATAACCGGTGTGGTGGCTGTGACCCCCTCCAGGGCAGATCAGCGAGGAGGTGGCGAGGAAGAACTGCCACCTGAACATCGTGGGTCTGGTGGGCTCCATCGACAACGACTTCTGTGGCACCGACATGACCATCGGCACCGACTCGGCGCTGCACCGCATCATGGAGGTCGTGGACGCCATCACCACCACAGCACAGAGGTGAGGGGGatggggggctgggggctgcagcgCCCCGGCCTTTGCACCCACCCACCCACTCACCTTCTCTTCTCACCTGTGTCCTTGCAGCCACCAGCGGACGTTCGTGCTGGAGGTGATGGGTCGCCACTGTGGGTAAGTCCCTGTGGGTGGGGAAGCCATTGGTGGGATGGGATGCCACATTTTGGGGCCAGTGCTGCCCACCTCCATGTGCCCCCAGGTACCTGGCGCTGGTGTCCGGCCTGGCCTCGGGCGCTGACTGGCTCTTCATCCCTGAATCCCCTCCGGAGGACGGCTGGGAGGACCTCATGTGCGAGAGGCTCGGGGAGGTGAGGGGGGGTTCCTGCCATCCCATCCATGCCCTGTTCCCCCTGGGGAGTCCCTGCAGaggcccaggctgagccctgcagccgTGCCCGGCCCCTGCGAAGCTTCGGGAGCTGCCGCCATTGTCCCTGTGAGCCGGGGCACTCAGCCGAGCGCAAATCCAGCCCTCGCGTGCCAGGGGCAGCGTTGGCTTGGGGGCTCGGCTGCCCGTGAcctgagcacccccagggcagcacagagggtgGGAAGGGGAGGGCAGGGCGCTCACACATAGCTCAGGGGGTGGCCCTTTGTCCTCCCCTCGTGGCAGACACGCAGCCGGGGCTCGCGGCtcaacatcatcatcatcgCCGAGGGCGCCATCGACCGCAGCGGCAAACCCATCTCCTCCAACTACGTGAAGGACGTAAGGGACAGCCCCGGCACCACCCTGGCACCCACAGACACCGACGGGTCCCCAACGTGGTGTCCCCTCTTCCCCACAGCTGGTGGTGCAGCGCCTGGGCTTCGACACGCGGGTCACCGTCCTCGGCCACGTGCAGCGCGGAGGGACCCCGTCCGCCTTCGACCGCGTGCTGGTAGGTGCAGGGGAGGACACAGAGAGGGGGAACCCTGCTCCTGCCATCCTTCTGCCCAATGGAAAGGGGTGAGGCTCACATGGGCTCGGCCTTGCACCCATTTCTCCTCATTTACTCCAAAtttcatggatttttaaataaaccCATCAGCTTTCCAGCAGTGAATCAGCAGCCACGTGGTTTCCAAACCTGTGGGAGTATCCCTGAGCATCCCACCCAGCTGGCATTGGTGGGCCCCAGTGTCACAGGGGTGCCCATGTCCCTTTGCAGAGCAGCAAGATGGGGATGGAGGCGGTGATGGCGCTGCTGGAGGCCACGCCAGACACCCCAGCCTGTGTGGTCAGCCACTCCGGGAACCAGTCGGTGCGGCTGCCACTCATGGAGTGTGTCCAGGTGGTGAGTACCAGGGAAGCTGGCTGGGGGGTCTCACTCCCCTCCCTGTGAACGTGGGTGTTATGGTGTTGCATCTTTCCCCCTCCTCAAGACAAAGGATGTGCAGAAGGCCATGGATGAGAAGAGGTTTGACGAGGCCATCCAGCTCCGTGGAAGGTGAGGAGGAGGGACCAGGACCAGGGGAGACATCCCTCTTGGATAGAGGCTTCTCCTTCTGGGGACGCTGTTGGCTCCTGCAACCAGAAGGGTGTCCCCAGTCACATCCAGGGGCAGTGGGGAGACTTCCCCTTCTCCCAGACGTGCCTTGCAGACACATCACCGTGTCCTTGCAGGAGCTTTGAGAACAACTGGAACATCTACAAGCTGCTGGCGCACCAGAAGCCGGCTCAGGAGAAGGTGAGGGGTGACGGGGAGCAGGAGGGTACACtatccctgctctggggacatgtggggatgtgctgttcccatccctgtccccgcAGAGTCCCTTTAGCATGGCCATTCTGAATGTGGGAGCGCCGGCCGCCGGCATGAACGCTGCGGTGCGCTCGGCCGTGCGCATCGGCATCTGCCAGGGACACACCATCTATGTGGTCAATGACGGCTTCGAGGGCCTGGCCAAGGGGCAGGTAAGGAGCACCTGGGATGTCCTGGAGGATGGGATTGGGCTTGGGGATGGGGGGATTCTCCCCTCCCCTAACTTGTTGGTGATGCCCACAGGTCCGCGAGGTGGGCTGGCATGATGTGGCAGGATGGCTGGGCCGTGGTGGCTCCATGCTGGGCACCAAGCGGTgagtgcagccctggggacaggaacATAGGGGAAGGGTGTTCCC
This window harbors:
- the PFKL gene encoding ATP-dependent 6-phosphofructokinase, liver type — its product is MAAAAELERLRMAGAGMAIAVLTSGGDAQGMNAAVRAVTRMGIYVGAKVFLIYEGYEGLVEGGDNIKQANWLSVSNIIQLGGTVIGSARCKAFTTRAGRLRAARNLVEHGITNLCVIGGDGSLTGANIFRSEWAGLLEELVRDGQISEEVARKNCHLNIVGLVGSIDNDFCGTDMTIGTDSALHRIMEVVDAITTTAQSHQRTFVLEVMGRHCGYLALVSGLASGADWLFIPESPPEDGWEDLMCERLGETRSRGSRLNIIIIAEGAIDRSGKPISSNYVKDLVVQRLGFDTRVTVLGHVQRGGTPSAFDRVLSSKMGMEAVMALLEATPDTPACVVSHSGNQSVRLPLMECVQVTKDVQKAMDEKRFDEAIQLRGRSFENNWNIYKLLAHQKPAQEKSPFSMAILNVGAPAAGMNAAVRSAVRIGICQGHTIYVVNDGFEGLAKGQVREVGWHDVAGWLGRGGSMLGTKRTLPKTCMEKIVENVRKFNIQGLLVIGGFEAYEGVLQLVEARGQYEELCIVMCVIPATISNNVPGTDFSLGSDTAVNAAMESCDRIKQSASGTKRRVFIVETMGGYCGYLSTVTGIAVGADAAYVYEDPFTIHDLKANVEHLTDKMKTDIQRGLVLRNEKCHEHYTTEFLYNLYSSEGKGIFDCRINVLGHLQQGGAPTPFDRNYGTKLGVKAVLWMSEKLQQVYSKGRVFANSGDTACVIGLRKKVVAFSPVTELKKVTDFEHRLPQEQWWLNLRLMLKMLANYQISLTEYISGQMEHVTRRTLSIEKGF